The window GCGGATTGAAGGCCTCGATTTTGACGAACAAGTTGACGTCCGGGGGAGCGAGACGATTGATCCGCACGACGGGTGTATGGCCGATCGTTTCAAGAATGCTTTGATATCTGTGGCCCATGGGAGTGCCTCCGGTGTCGTATTCATTTTGGGAAAAGAAATACAAAATTGGCGTTGGCTAGCCGGCGAAGCATACCCGAATTGAACTTTCCGGCAATCGGCAGAACTGGCATATGGCTGATGTCGCGAACATCCGATCCGGGGCAGGCATCGATTGGATCGCCACAACGACAGGGCGAGACCAAGCCTCACAAGCTTCAGGTCCGGAACCGCTCCCTGGCACGGCTGCTCGATATCGTCCTGGCCGGAGCTATCGTGAACTATGCTGCTCCCGATCGCGGAGCCCATCGTGCCATGATGCCAGCATGCACGTGTTTTGCCCGACGGGTCAAGCAAATTTCGCAAAATCCGCAGCCGCCCGTTTCTTCAGCCAATCGGCTGCTTTATCAGCCACCTAGCTACTGTGCATGGGGTTGTTTTCGACTTTTTGGTTTGCCGGCCTGCCCCGCGCGACCCGCCTCGTGCGTCAGTGACGTTTGAAATACTGCACGTCGCGCTCGTGCTTCTCGGCCGCCGCGCGGCTCTTGAAGGTGCCAAGGTTGCGGCGCTTGCCGGTTTTGGGATTCACCTTGCGCGAATAAAGCCGGTATTCGCCGGACGCGAGCTTGCGGATCATGGTTGCGCCTCCTGCTTGTTGTGATGTCAACGACCCGTCCGTGCGCGAGTTCCTTTTCGAACCCGCAAGTCCCGGCGCGCGACCCGCTCGATTCACCTCTCCCGCTGGAGGAGAGGTAAATCAAAAGCACAGCGTAGTGACGAGCTTGCCTTGCTTGTCCTTGATCGCGTAGGGGCAGCGCAGCCGCTCCAGCGCCTTCTTGGCGTCCTCGTCGCCGAGCGCGGCGGCGCGCTCGTAATAGGATTTTGCCGCGTCCTTGTCCTTCGGCCCGCCGCGGCCCTCCTGCGCGAAGGCGCCCATCTGCTCCAGCGCGCCGGGATGGTTTTGCGCCGCCGCCTTCTCGAACAGCGCGCGCGCCGCGACATCGTCCTTCTCGCCGCCATTGCCGTTGGCAAGCATCAGGCCGAGCTGGTACTGCGCTTCCACATTGGTCTCGGCCGCCTTGCCGAGCAGCGCACGCGCCTGCGCGGGATCGGCAGGCCCCGCGTCGCCGGAATTGCCGAGCGCTGCGAGGTTGGAGACCCCGCGGGGATTGCCGGCCTGCGCCGCCTTCTCGAACAGTTTTCGCGCTTGTGCGTCGTCCTTGGCGACGCCGGAGCCGGTGCCGTAGAGCACGCCGAGCTCGACCATGGCCGCGCTCGATCCCTTGTCGGCCGCCTTGCGCCAGGCCGCGATCGCCTCCGCTGTCTGCCGGTTGGCCGCATAGGCGCGCCCGAGCGCAAACATCGCCCGGCGCGACGATGATGCCGCCTGCTTGCAGAACTTGATCGCGGTCGCGACGTCGGAGGCCGCGATGTCAGCCACGCCCTTCACGTCGGCCGGCTTGTCGGGATCGCTTGGATCGGCGGCGACACGGTCGCACAGGACGAGGTCGGCTGATTGCGCATGCGCGGTGATGGGCACGGCAAGCAGGACGAGGATGGCACAGAGACAGGTCCGCATGGATATCACGTTGCGTCTGTGTCCCGGCGATTTCAAGGCTCGAGTCCTGACTGACGCAGGACGGGCACGACCTCCGGCGAGGCCAGGTAGCGCAACAGCGCCTCGGCGGCTTCGGCCTGTTTCGCATTCGCCATGCGGCCGGCGGAGAACACGGCCGGAATCTGCAAATCATGCGGGACCGGGCCGATCACCTCGATGCCCTCGACCTGCTTCAGCTCGCTAATCTGCTGCACTGCGAGGTCGGCCTCGCCGCTCACGAGCCGCGCCGCGGTAAAGCCCTGCTCGAGGATGGTGGCCTTGGCGTTGATCTCGTCCGCGATGCCCATCCGCACGATCAGCTGGGCGAAGTACACGCCGCTCGCGCCGAGCCGCGAATAGGCGACGGATCGCGCGGCGAGCAGCGCCTTGCGCAGCGCGGCTTCAGTGGCGATATCGGGATGCGGCTGTCCTGTCCGCACGGCGATGCCGACATAGGAGCGCGCCAAGTCTGCTGCGGTATCTGCGATCACCCGGCCGTCGCCGATCACCTCGTCGAGCCCTTCGCGCGTGAGGATGACGAGGTCGGCAGGTTCGCCGGCGCGCAATCGCTTCAGGAGCGCCAGGGTCGGCGCGAAGTCGGCATCGACATGGATGCCGTAGGCCGCCTCGAAGGCCGAAGACAGGCTGCGCATCGCGCCCATCAGGCCGAGCGTCGAGAGCATGCGAATTTTTTCCATGTGAAATTTCCCGTCAACGGTCAGGCGCGATGCATCAGCTTGAGCGCGGCGGTCAGCCGCAGACTGCGCTTGCCGGCCAACGCCGTCGCCTCCAGCACCGCCCGCTCGCCGTCATAGCTGCCGGAGAAGCCGATACCCACCTCGTGGCCGCCGAAAATCGGATCGTCCTTGGCCGGCGTGTGCTCCTGGTTAAGGATCTGCCCCTTCCAGCGACCATTCGCAGCGGTGTAGCTGCCGAGATAATAGAACGAGGCGTCGCCGCCGAGGATGCGGCCTTGGTTGAGCAGCATCACGCCGGTGAGCCCGCCATCGATGCCGTCGAGCATGCGCAAGTGAACCGAGTAGAGGCCATCGGCGATGCTATCCTCGCCGACGCCGCCGGCGATCGGCACCTCGTCTTCCGTGATCGGCGTCATCAGCGACTGAAAGGGGACGCCGGGCAGCTCCTTGAGCTCGCCCTTGAAGCGGTAGAGATCGCCGTCGGCAAAACCCTTCGCGATCAAGGTCGCATCATCGGTGCCGGCCATGGCGCGGTAGTTCGGATCGGGGTTGTGGCGGACGGTCTTGATGACAATGTCGATGCCGTCTGCGGTCTTCTCGTAAGTGCCGATATGGGCGAATGCCGAATTGCCGCCGAGCATCTTGCCATTGCCAGCATGCATCACGCTCCGGCCGACGCCGTCGCCGAGCTGAAATTGCACCTTGTAGAAGCCTTCAAACACCAGCCGTGTCCCCGGCCCCGCGCATCGTCCCGATACTCTATCCCGGTTTGGGCGGTGATGGACAGATATCACGCCGGCATCGCTGGCAGACCCACGACAACCGCGGTCATCCGAATGCAAAAATCCGCCGGAGCCTTGCAGCTCCGGCGGATTGAAAGCCAACCCGGGCCAGCCCCCAGCCTGGGCCGGGAGGATCTTAGGCGGCGGCCTTCTTGTCGGCCGGCACGGAGGCGATCGTCTTCAGGATCTGCGAAGCGATCTGGTATGGGTCGCCCTGCGAGTTCGGACGGCGGTCTTCCAGATAGCCCTTGTACCCGTTATTCACGAAGGAGTGCGGAACGCGGATCGAAGCGCCGCGATCGGCAATGCCGTAGCTGAACTTGTTCCAGGGCGCGGTCTCGTGCTTGCCGGTCAGACGCTTGTCGTTGTCCGGGCCGTAGACGGCGATGTGGTCCATCAGGTTCTTGTCAAAGGCAGCCATCAGCGCCTCGAAGTACTCCTTGCCGCCGACGGTGCGCATGTACTCGGTCGAGAAGTTGGCGTGCATGCCGGAGCCGTTCCAATCGGTGTCGCCGAGCGGCTTGCAGTGGAACTCGATGTCGACGCCGTACTTCTCGGTCAGGCGCAGCATCAAATAGCGGGCCATCCACATTTCGTCAGCGGCCTTCTTGGAGCCCTTGCCGAAGATCTGGAATTCCCACTGGCCCTTCGCGACTTCCGCGTTGATGCCTTCGTGGTTGATACCGGCCGCGAGGCAGAGGTCGAGATGCTCTTCCACCATCTTGCGGGCGACGTCGCCGACGTTCGAATAGCCGACGCCGGTGTAGTACGGGCCCTGCGGCGCCGGATAGCCGGAGGCCGGGAAGCCGAGCGGACGGCCGTCCTTGTAGAAGAAATATTCCTGCTCGAAGCCGAACCACGCGCCCTCGTCGTCGAGGATGGTGGCGCGCTTGTTGGTCGAGTGCGGGGTCTTGCCGTCCGGCATCATGACTTCGCACATCACCAGCACGCCGTTGGTGCGGGCGCCGTCCGGGAACACCGCGACCGGCTTCAGCACGCAATCGGAGCTGTGGCCTTCGGCCTGCTGAGTGGAGGAGCCATCGAAGCCCCAGAGCGGAAGCTGCTCGAGCGTCGGGAACGACGCGAATTCCTTGATCTGAGTTTTGCCGCGCAAGTTCGGAGTCGGCGTATATCCGTCGAGCCAGATGTACTCGAGCTTGTACTTGGTCATTGAGCCTCTCTGTAGATGATGCGAAAGGTGGGGACGGCTGGTCCCCGCACGATTGTTTACCCGGCCACGATCGGCCGACCCTTTACAAGCATTTTGCGTGCCAAAAGGCCGCAGCGCGGGAAGGTTTTCCACCGCTGCACGCGACCTGTGGACACCCGCCGTTTCCACGCCGGCCACCCCAGCCGCGTGCGTCATAGCAGCGCACCTTTCCGTGAAGCTGCACCGCAAAAATCTCGCGGAAAACGCCCGATTCCGGTGCACCCCACCCCTGCCCGAGGTTGCCGACCAAACGCGCATCAACGGCAAGCAATATTCGCGAAGTCTTCGGCCGGTCGCCCGCAACCTTCGCAACGGCCCAAGCGTTAGTCAGCCGACCGCTGCCTTGCAGGATGCAGAACAGTGACTGCCCACAAATTAGGCCGAAACTGATCTCCTTTTCAGCACTTTGCATTTGGGGGTGCGAGGCCGATATGGGGATTCCAGTAACCACAAGCGAACGAGTCGGGCGCACCATGGAGGCTAAGCGCTTCGGCGAGAGGAGATACCGCAATGATGAATAATGGTTTGAGTGGGGGATCGGCAACGATCTACCAATTCCCTGTCGGGGGCCGCGCGGCTCTCGGGGGACGTCGCTACGGCGAGGTCCGTCTTCCCGCCGATCATCTCTCGCCCCCCGTGAACGAGACGATCTGCAGCGGAAGCTGGTACCATCAGGAAGCCGTCGATGAAGCCAAGCCGAAATGGGATCGCTGATGCCTGTATTTGGTTCAGTACCGCCGCGCTCCGTCGAGCGGCCGGCGGAAGTTTGGAAAAAGGGTCGAAACAACGAAGTTTCGGCCCTTTTTGATTCTCGCTGCTGACCAAAGGATCAGATCACCGTGCAGGTGGTGACCGGCCGCCTCAAATGCCTCACCGTGGTCGTCCCGGTCTTGCCGATCGTCAGCGTGATCCCGGCCCCCGAATAGCGCATGCCTGAAACGGTCAGACGCTGGGCGAGCGTCACCGGCTTCCCGTCGATCTGGAGAAAGACGCGCTTGTCCTCGTCATAAATCCCCGCGATGAACTGCGTACCATCGGCGCAATGGTAGGTCCGGAACGTCTGCGCATCGGCTTGCCGCGCGCCGGAAATTCCAGCCGACAGCATGATGATCCCCAAAAGAATGGCCTTGTGCCGCCCCATGATCGCCCCCTGTAATAGCTCTCCGGCAACATAACAAAAGCTGATTCAATGTCAGACTCCCCTGCCCGCCATCTCAGCCTGCAAGGCGCCAGCAATTTTCGCGATCTCGGCGGCTATGCGACGGCCGACGGCCGTGCCACGCGCTGGCGCCAGATCTTCCGCTCCAATCATCTCGGCCAGCTTACCGCAGAAGACATCGAGGTCGTCCGCGCGCTGGGCGTCAGAAGCGCGTTCGATTTCCGCGGCGTCGAGGAACGCGCGGCTGGTGTCTGCGTCGTGAACGAGATTGCGGTGCATTCGCTGCCGATCGAGCCGACGGTGGTGGCCTCACTGCGTGCCGAACTCGCCAAGGGCGCGCTGACCGCGCCGGTCGCGCTTGAGATCATGCGCGAGTCCTATCGCAACTATGTCCG is drawn from Bradyrhizobium diazoefficiens and contains these coding sequences:
- a CDS encoding DUF2735 domain-containing protein gives rise to the protein MMNNGLSGGSATIYQFPVGGRAALGGRRYGEVRLPADHLSPPVNETICSGSWYHQEAVDEAKPKWDR
- a CDS encoding tetratricopeptide repeat protein — protein: MRTCLCAILVLLAVPITAHAQSADLVLCDRVAADPSDPDKPADVKGVADIAASDVATAIKFCKQAASSSRRAMFALGRAYAANRQTAEAIAAWRKAADKGSSAAMVELGVLYGTGSGVAKDDAQARKLFEKAAQAGNPRGVSNLAALGNSGDAGPADPAQARALLGKAAETNVEAQYQLGLMLANGNGGEKDDVAARALFEKAAAQNHPGALEQMGAFAQEGRGGPKDKDAAKSYYERAAALGDEDAKKALERLRCPYAIKDKQGKLVTTLCF
- a CDS encoding MliC family protein gives rise to the protein MGRHKAILLGIIMLSAGISGARQADAQTFRTYHCADGTQFIAGIYDEDKRVFLQIDGKPVTLAQRLTVSGMRYSGAGITLTIGKTGTTTVRHLRRPVTTCTVI
- a CDS encoding glutamine synthetase beta-grasp domain-containing protein, translated to MTKYKLEYIWLDGYTPTPNLRGKTQIKEFASFPTLEQLPLWGFDGSSTQQAEGHSSDCVLKPVAVFPDGARTNGVLVMCEVMMPDGKTPHSTNKRATILDDEGAWFGFEQEYFFYKDGRPLGFPASGYPAPQGPYYTGVGYSNVGDVARKMVEEHLDLCLAAGINHEGINAEVAKGQWEFQIFGKGSKKAADEMWMARYLMLRLTEKYGVDIEFHCKPLGDTDWNGSGMHANFSTEYMRTVGGKEYFEALMAAFDKNLMDHIAVYGPDNDKRLTGKHETAPWNKFSYGIADRGASIRVPHSFVNNGYKGYLEDRRPNSQGDPYQIASQILKTIASVPADKKAAA
- a CDS encoding substrate-binding domain-containing protein — translated: MEKIRMLSTLGLMGAMRSLSSAFEAAYGIHVDADFAPTLALLKRLRAGEPADLVILTREGLDEVIGDGRVIADTAADLARSYVGIAVRTGQPHPDIATEAALRKALLAARSVAYSRLGASGVYFAQLIVRMGIADEINAKATILEQGFTAARLVSGEADLAVQQISELKQVEGIEVIGPVPHDLQIPAVFSAGRMANAKQAEAAEALLRYLASPEVVPVLRQSGLEP
- a CDS encoding GrlR family regulatory protein encodes the protein MFEGFYKVQFQLGDGVGRSVMHAGNGKMLGGNSAFAHIGTYEKTADGIDIVIKTVRHNPDPNYRAMAGTDDATLIAKGFADGDLYRFKGELKELPGVPFQSLMTPITEDEVPIAGGVGEDSIADGLYSVHLRMLDGIDGGLTGVMLLNQGRILGGDASFYYLGSYTAANGRWKGQILNQEHTPAKDDPIFGGHEVGIGFSGSYDGERAVLEATALAGKRSLRLTAALKLMHRA